A DNA window from Drosophila pseudoobscura strain MV-25-SWS-2005 chromosome 2, UCI_Dpse_MV25, whole genome shotgun sequence contains the following coding sequences:
- the Acsx4 gene encoding 4-coumarate--CoA ligase-like 7 has product MERSSTQFDKYTKIWSGPRPQSFFDADCSIGKILFAFMRNHPSNLCQISDTEGTALTNGEAITFAIRIAQQLKALGLKQDDVVGIAGTNTTYLMPVVLGCLLNGTPFHAVSPWHDEDTLKHLFSITRPRIIFCDGLVYPRISIISRMFKSHVYTLKDHRLGIPRVEDLLEPTKSELYYVPEPLLLGGDQTVAILCTSGTTGVPKAVTITNAACLFDFGFVTGQDVLLSFSTIDWSAGMFQMLFSACHGSTRIITDRAYTPEYLLQLVEKYKVTLLTLVPQQVASLIKAPTLSKQRLATIRFISIGGGSCYVANVLKMQEYLLNGQISYGYALTETGGVSANMGVSKPSSVGRIVPGVRVKILDDAGRSLGHGETGEILLHNGKQWNGYYGNPNESKRIQDYQGWFHTGDMGYFDDENYLHIVERKNEMLRFHGAQYCPHELEQVIAELPDVIEACVFGLWNDVDGDPAAAAVVKIPGSRLTEMDIVEYVAKRLVVTHKQLHCGVFFLPELPKTGSGKVLRQQARDQALGKKWSDYGNGH; this is encoded by the exons atggaGCGCTCGAGCACGCAATTCGATAAATACACGAAAATATGGAGTGGACCGAGGCCGCAGAGCTTCTTCGATGCGGATTGTTCGATTGGTAAAATACTGTTTGCGTTTATGCGAAATCATCCGTCGAATTTGTGCCAG ATCTCCGATACAGAAGGCACTGCCCTGACCAATGGAGAGGCCATCACCTTTGCCATTCGGATCGCCCAGCAGCTGAAGGCCCTGGGCCTCAAGCAGGACGATGTGGTGGGCATTGCCGGCACAAATACCACGTATCTGATGCCTGTGGTCCTGGGCTGCCTGCTGAATGGCACGCCCTTTCATGCGGTGAGTCCTTGGCACGACGAGGACACTCTGAAGCACTTGTTCTCCATCACGCGACCGAGAATCATCTTCTGCGATGGTCTCGTGTATCCGCGGATCAGCATCATTTCGAGGATGTTCAAGAGTCATGTCTACACGCTGAAAGATCACCGTCTGGGCATCCCGCGAGTGGAGGATCTGCTGGAACCCACCAAATCAGAGCTTTATTATGT CCCCGAACCTCTCCTCTTGGGCGGCGATCAGACGGTGGCCATACTGTGCACCTCGGGCACCACAGGAGTCCCCAAGGCCGTGACAATAACCAATGCGGCTTGTCTTTTTGATTTTGG CTTCGTCACGGGCCAGGACGTTCTGCTGTCTTTCAGCACGATCGATTGGTCCGCCGGCATGTTCCAGATGCTTTTCAGTGCCTGCCATGGCTCGACGCGCATCATCACGGATCGCGCCTACACGCCCGAATATCTCCTGCAGTTGGTCGAAAAGTACAAGGTCACGCTCCTCACACTGGTGCCCCAGCAGGTGGCGTCTCTCATCAAGGCCCCAACGCTGAGCAAACAGCGACTGGCGACCATTCGATTCATCAGCATTGGCGGCGGCAGTTGCTATGTGGCGAATGTTCTTAAGATGCAGGAGTATCTCCTCAATGGACAGATTTCGTATGGCTATGCTCTCACCGAAACCGGGGGCGTTTCGGCCAACATGGGCGTGTCAAAGCCCTCATCTGTGGGCAGAATTGTCCCAGGCGTGAGGGTGAAGATACTGGACGATGCCGGCCGCAGTTTGGGGCACGGCGAAACCGGTGAGATCCTCCTGCACAATGGCAAGCAGTGGAACGGCTACTACGGCAACCCCAACGAATCGAAGCGGATCCAGGACTATCAGGGCTGGTTCCACACCGGCGACATGGGCTACTTCGACGATGAGAACTACCTGCACATCGTGGAGCGCAAGAACGAGATGCTACGCTTCCATGGGGCCCAGTACTGCCCCCACGAGCTGGAGCAGGTGATTGCCGAGCTGCCGGACGTGATCGAGGCCTGTGTTTTCGGCCTGTGGAACGATGTGGATGGCGATCCAGCGGCCGCAGCTGTCGTCAAGATCCCCGGCAGTCGATTGACTGAAATGGACATTGTCGAGTATGTGGCCAAGCGTCTGGTGGTCACCCACAAGCAGCTTCACTGTGGCGTCTTCTTCCTCCCGGAACTCCCAAAGACGGGCAGTGGCAAGGTGCTGCGGCAGCAGGCACGCGATCAGGCTCTGGGGAAAAAGTGGTCCGACTATGGCAATGGCCACTAA